In Apium graveolens cultivar Ventura chromosome 10, ASM990537v1, whole genome shotgun sequence, the following are encoded in one genomic region:
- the LOC141692870 gene encoding CBS domain-containing protein CBSCBSPB1-like: MAGSHSSRRSMSMNSRKKKSPEHAGGGHESGRRARALSSSRSLGPLSGERTVKRLRLSKALTVSDDTSIREACCRMAARRVDALLLTDSNALLCGILTDKDVATKVIAQGISLEDPVSTVMTRKPVFVFSDTLAVDALQKMVNGKFRHLPVVDKGEVIALLDIAKCLHDAIIHMERVAERQKVMSAAVEGAEKHLGSQMTGQNSFIETLREKVFRPSLSTIINDNTKIVTLSPTDTVVIATKKMLESHAGSAVVTIDGKLQGILTSKDILMRVIAQGLQPEVTFVDMVMTPSPECATVDTPIVDALHTMHEGKFLHLPIIDRDGVVVAVTDVLNITHGAIASVANAGVNNESASSMMQKFWDHAMALSPIDDDDETRSDNSMKMLHEGTEIGRQSSLINTSFGFKIQDRKGRMHRFNCDTRRMTELVNALIHRVGDDIDRTNMPQILYEDEDHDKVVLATDSDLMDALDYARSAGLKELKLHLDYTTPRRKRGTRNLNYAKANASRAPTSQASTYSIIAAGTVLVVGLAVVAWLRRARN; this comes from the exons ATGGCGGGAAGTCATTCTTCCAGGAGAAGTATGTCGATGAATAGCCGGAAGAAGAAATCTCCGGAACATGCAGGAGGTGGACATGAATCCGGCAGAAGAGCTCGAGCTCTATCTTCTTCCCGCTCCTT AGGTCCGTTAAGTGGAGAGCGCACAGTTAAAAGATTGCGGCTTTCAAAGGCCCTGACAGTATCTGATGATACGAGCATTCGTGAAGCATGTTGTCGGATGGCAGCTCGTAGAGTTGATGCTTTGCTATTGACTGATTCAAATGCATTACTATGTGGAATCCTTACAGACAAG GATGTTGCAACAAAAGTTATTGCTCAAGGAATTAGTCTTGAAGATCCCGTTTCCACGGTTATGACAAGGAAACCGGTTTTTGTGTTTTCAGACACCCTTGCTGTTGATGCCTTGCAGAAAATGGTGAATG GAAAATTCAGACATCTGCCTGTTGTGGATAAAGGAGAAGTTATTGCTTTACTTGATATAGCTAAATGTCTACATGATGCTATAATTCACATGGAACGAGTAGCTGAAAGGCAAAAGGTTATGTCTGCTGCTGTTGAAGGTGCTGAGAAACACTTGGGATCCCAAATGACTG GTCAAAATTCATTCATCGAAACACTTCGAGAGAAAGTGTTCAGGCCATCGCTGTCCACAATTATTAACGACAATACAAA GATTGTAACTCTGTCACCAACAGATACAGTAGTCATAGCAACAAAGAAGATGCTTGAAAGCCATGCAGGCTCTGCAGTTGTAACAATTGATGGAAAACTACAGGGGATTCTAAC GTCAAAGGATATCCTAATGCGAGTTATTGCACAAGGCCTTCAACCTGAGGTTACTTTCGTGGACATG GTGATGACCCCAAGTCCAGAATGTGCAACAGTTGATACACCAATTGTTGACGCGCTGCATACAATGCATGAAGGGAAATTTTTACACCTTCCAATTATTGATAGAG ATGGAGTTGTTGTTGCTGTCACTGATGTACTTAATATCACTCACGGTGCTATTGCCTCT GTGGCAAATGCTGGGGTTAATAATGAGTCTGCTAGCAGTATGATGCAAAAATTTTGGGACCATGCTATGGCTTTAAGCCccattgatgatgatgatgagacACGGAG TGATAATTCAATGAAAATGCTGCATGAAGGAACAGAGATAGGGAGACAATCGTCACTCATTAATACAAGTTTTGGTTTCAAGATTCAAGATAGAAAGGGGCGGATGCATAGGTTCAATTGTG ATACTCGAAGAATGACAGAACTGGTAAATGCCTTGATACACAGAGTAGGAGATGACATTGACCGCACCAACATGCCTCAAATTTTG TATGAAGATGAAGACCATGACAAAGTTGTACTTGCAACAGATAGTGATCTCATGGATGCTTTGGACTATGCAAGATCAGCAGGTTTGAAG GAATTGAAGCTGCATCTAGATTATACAACACCTCGTCGTAAGAGGGGTACTAGGAATCTGAACTATGCAAAGGCAAATGCATCACGGGCTCCTACATCGCAAGCTTCTACATACAGCATTATTGCAGCAGGGACTGTGTTGGTCGTGGGGCTAGCGGTTGTTGCATGGTTACGAAGAGCTAGAAACTGA